Within the Rhizobium grahamii genome, the region CTGCAGCTTGCGGCCGACTTCCGCAAGACCGATGACGCAACGCCGATCGTGATGATGGGGTATTATAACCCGATCTACATTTACGGCGTCGAGACGTTTCTGGATGACGCGTTGGCAGCCGGCATCGATGGCCTGATCGTCGTCGATCTTCCGCCAGAAATGGATGACGAGCTCTGCATCCCCGCTCTCAGGAAGGGGATCAATTTCATCCGTCTGGCAACGCCGACGACCGATGAGAAGCGTCTGCCGACCGTTCTGCGGAACACTTCAGGCTTCGTCTACTACGTCTCGATGAATGGCATCACCGGCTCGGTGTTGCCGGATCCTTCGCTGGTATCGGGCGCCGTCAAGCGCATCAAGCAGCATACCGATCTGCCTGTCTGCGTCGGCTTCGGCGTCAAGACCGCCGACCACGCGAAGGTTATCGGCAACTCGGCCGATGGTGTCGTCGTCGGCACCGCAATTGTCAATCAGGTGGCAACGAGCCTCACCAAGGATGGGAAGGCAACAGCCGATACCGTCCAGGCCGTCGCCACGCTTGTTCGTGGATTGTCAACGGGTACACGTTCGGCGCGCCTTGTTGCTGCCGAATAGTTTCCCCACATTGGCAATAGTCAATCAGGAGTTTTCGACTTGAACTGGATCACCAACTACGTCCGCCCCCGCATCAATTCCATGCTGGGCCGCCGCGAAGTGCCGGAGAACCTCTGGATCAAGTGCCCGGAAACGGGTGAAATGGTCTTCCATAAGGATCTGGAGAACAACAAGTGGGTTATCCCGGCCTCCGGCTATCACATGAAGATGCCGGCGAAGGCTCGCCTTGCCGATCTTTTCGATGACGGCGCCTATGAAGCGCTGGTCCAGCCGAAGGTCCCGCAGGATCCGCTGAAGTTCCGCGATTCCAAAAAGTACGCGGATCGCCTGAAGGACAGCCGCATCAAGACCGAGCAGGAAGACACGATCGTTGCCGGCGTCGGCAAGGTTCGCGGCCTGAAGCTCGTCGCGGTCGTTCACGAATTCAACTTCATGGGCGGCTCGCTCGGCATTGCTGCCGGCGAGGCAATCGTGAAGGCGTTCGAGCGAGCCATCGCTGAAAAATGCCCGCTGGTCATGTTCCCGGCATCGGGTGGTGCCCGCATGCAGGAAGGCATCCTCTCGCTCATGCAGCTGCCGCGCACGACGGTTGCCGTCGACATGCTGAAGGAAGCGGGACTTCCATACATCGTCGTTCTGACAAACCCGACCACGGGTGGCGTCACGGCATCCTATGCGATGCTTGGCGATCTTCATCTGGCAGAGCCTGGCGCGGAAATCTGCTTTGCCGGCAAGCGCGTCATTGAACAGACGATCCGCGAAAAACTGCCGGAAGGCTTCCAGACCTCTGAGTACCTGCTGGAACACGGCATGGTCGACATGGTGGTCAAGCGC harbors:
- the trpA gene encoding tryptophan synthase subunit alpha, which gives rise to MTARMDKRFADLKAEGRPALVTYFMGGDPDYETSLGIMKALPEAGSDVIELGMPFSDPMADGPAIQMAGQRALKGGQTLKKTLQLAADFRKTDDATPIVMMGYYNPIYIYGVETFLDDALAAGIDGLIVVDLPPEMDDELCIPALRKGINFIRLATPTTDEKRLPTVLRNTSGFVYYVSMNGITGSVLPDPSLVSGAVKRIKQHTDLPVCVGFGVKTADHAKVIGNSADGVVVGTAIVNQVATSLTKDGKATADTVQAVATLVRGLSTGTRSARLVAAE
- the accD gene encoding acetyl-CoA carboxylase, carboxyltransferase subunit beta, with the translated sequence MNWITNYVRPRINSMLGRREVPENLWIKCPETGEMVFHKDLENNKWVIPASGYHMKMPAKARLADLFDDGAYEALVQPKVPQDPLKFRDSKKYADRLKDSRIKTEQEDTIVAGVGKVRGLKLVAVVHEFNFMGGSLGIAAGEAIVKAFERAIAEKCPLVMFPASGGARMQEGILSLMQLPRTTVAVDMLKEAGLPYIVVLTNPTTGGVTASYAMLGDLHLAEPGAEICFAGKRVIEQTIREKLPEGFQTSEYLLEHGMVDMVVKRHDIPDTLARVLKILTKKPAANLNKESGTLAIAASA